A single genomic interval of Cataglyphis hispanica isolate Lineage 1 chromosome 25, ULB_Chis1_1.0, whole genome shotgun sequence harbors:
- the LOC126858547 gene encoding protein kish-A: protein MSAIFNFQSLLTVILLLICTCTYIRSLMPNLFDKRLGKVGFQGTFWKCARIGERKSPYVAFCCVCMAFSILFWS, encoded by the exons ATg TCTgccatatttaattttcagagTCTACTGACTGTAATACTACTACTGATTTGTACTTGTACCTACATCAGATCACTGATGCCCAACTTGTTTGATAAACGTCTGGGAAAGGTTGG ttTTCAGGGTACTTTTTGGAAATGTGCTAGGATTGGCGAAAGAAAAAGCCCATATGTAGCTTTTTGTTGCGTCTGTATGGCCTTTAGTATTTTGTTTTGGTCATAA